The genome window AGTTAAAGATGTGGAAATTGGCGATAGTATTGCGGTCAATGGCATCTGCTTAACGGTCACCGATTTTAATGCCAACAGTTTTCAAGTTGATGCGATGCCAGAAACGCTGAAAGCAACAACATTGCATGAATTGAGAACGGGTTCGAGTGTGAACCTGGAACGAGCGATGGCAGCGAATGGCAGGTTTGGCGGCCATTTTGTTTCAGGTCATGTCGATGGCATAGGCGAAATTGTAGCAAAATATAAGAAAGAAAATGCGATTTATTATGAAATAAAGATACAAGAAGAATTGGCGAAGTTTTTGTTGCATAAAGGTTCGATTACAGTTGATGGCATAAGCCTAACTCTATTTGCAGTGAGCAAGGATACATTTACGATATCGCTGATACCTC of Oceanobacillus zhaokaii contains these proteins:
- the ribE gene encoding riboflavin synthase → MFTGIVEEKGTVKRVHQVSMQAVQLTIDSKVVVKDVEIGDSIAVNGICLTVTDFNANSFQVDAMPETLKATTLHELRTGSSVNLERAMAANGRFGGHFVSGHVDGIGEIVAKYKKENAIYYEIKIQEELAKFLLHKGSITVDGISLTLFAVSKDTFTISLIPHTASETILGSKGKGDIVNIECDMLAKYVQNMLHNEYTQPKEGINQTFLVNNGFM